The Mytilus edulis chromosome 5, xbMytEdul2.2, whole genome shotgun sequence genomic interval tctgatgattttaatataaaaaagaagatgtggtcatgatttccaatgagacaactctccacaagagaccaaaatgacacagacattagcaactataggtcatcaacAATGAGTATAGCCATCTAACCATCGAGGTGACCTTCCTGCGAAAACGGCCGAATTTTATATAACCCATTATTAAACATAaacaaagatataaataaatagcaAACTCGTACCGATGGGTTtgtctaggtctgtttgatttcatattatagtTACCTGTAGCTAAGAGGttcaattgaagttcacatgaatgaGGGTAGTATTAATGCCCTTTATCGTCAGGCGGCAAACGGCCATTTACggctaccgttagcgtcaaattgattagaattttaccgtgattcgtcagaggtgtgaaataattatcgttactgttatttttgaaaaaaaaaatataacaggattcgtcaaaatcattcgatttttttatcgtctaaaagaaagtgcatATCATATCGTCATGCACCACAAATTAACGTttacgtcatttggcaagaatcttaaccgttattcgtcatgaacACGGTACCCCCATAGCATTACCACCctcatgaatacggatttaatgaggtagtattattcacttgcaagtaaatcaTTCATTGGCGacgtttctttgtttattttgacagAACTAACACAATCTGACTGCTAAAAGCCAATTTTATTTCACTATtgcactttcattaatgattgaacaaataaaaaaaatcatattttattttttctaaatactcgtagctagtgccccttttaaACCATGGCTGTAACTTGATAAGGACTAGTATGTATTAGTTAGTAAGTAAGTAAGCAAGTaaaaaagtaagtaagtaagtaagtaatttttattggtttgaaatccaaaattacaggattgataccaatacaatacaaaacatacaaacattaaatgatttatatcataccaaattcataaacattgtatatttatataagcaGGTGGTACCACAAATTATTTAGTACTTAATAAATGAATTATGAATCTAGTACATTCATGAAATTAATTTGGATAAAATCGATTTCATATATGATAATGATTGATCAAAAGAAGacgataaaaaagaaataaaaaaaaaaaaaaaaaaaaaacacacgtgCAAAGTAAATCCTATCGTTATTGTTCTACGGACAGATGAATGAACGTTATTGTAATTTAGCAAGGTTCTGACTAGGGTTTTAAAAACAATCTTACTATTCGTGAAATTTATTTTTCTACCTTAAGTCATAATTACGTGCAGATTTATTTGTTCGTCCTTAAATACGATTAGAAGTTTTAAAATGGCATTCTCAAATGTGTATCAAAGTGATTGATTGTAAATATAATCCCCCAAGGCACCCTAAGTAGTTATAACAACTTCTGACGTCTGGATCACTTGATCACGTGCTAATAATAACCGAAAACAAAAAGCAATAcacataaaatttgaatattattacgCGGAAGAATTGTAGTTAGATTAATAAAACCACATTTcaaattgaaagaatatactttaaataattaaaataattgtcCATAGATTTTTAgggttaaaattatatattaaatgtgAGAGATTTGATCgtgaaaataaattttttatGACCTACTTTGAGTAGCGGAATACACATCACGACCAAGTGCCCGTCATCCATGTTTGTTTCATCGGAAGAAAATGGAGGAGCAAAAGATTATTTACATGAAGACTAAAGCATGATTCTTCTCCCTTACAGTTTATTGCATGAATGGCCCTCTTGGTTATCTGCGAGGGAATGACAGTATCATGTGaaatatcatttaatttgtaatggGATGTCCAAATAGTAAATTGGTACCGGAGGGTCCGACTGACCAAAATGTTGTCGAAGTTTTTGGCAGTAGAACTCAAACACAAACACGATCTGATAGGCCCAGGGAAAGAGACCCGCGAGGCACAGGCCCACCACCGGAGGGTGAGCGGCAACATCGAAAAGTGAAAAGATATCGTGACAAATTTGATCCTAGAGTGACGGCAAAATATGATATTAAGGCTTTAATAGGGAGAGGAAATTTCAGCAAAGTTGTGAGAGTTGAACATAAAAACACGAAACAACCATATGCTATCAAAATGATAGATCGGTTAGAGGGTAAAGAAGTGTTTGAATCAGAAGTTGCTGTCTTGCGACGAGTGAAGCATACATATATAATTCAATTAATTGAAGTGTTCGAATCAAAAGATAAAGTGTACATGGTTATGGAACTTGCCACAGGCGGGGAACTTTTTGACCGCATTATAGCCAAAGGATCTTTTTCAGAAAGAGATGCAACTAGGGTATTAAAAATGGTTTTGGAAGGTGTTCATTATTTACATGGACTGGGAATAACCCATCGGGATTTAAAACCTGAAAACTTATTGTATTATCACCCAGGGCATGATTCAAAAATAATGATAACAGATTTTGGTCTCAGTGCAAGTCGAAAAGGACCAGAACAGTTTATGCGGACTACATGTGGTACGCCTGAGTACATTGCCCCtgaaattattgcaagaaaacCATACAACTGTCAAGTTGATATGTGGGCAATAGGTGTAATTACATATATTTTACTCAGTGGAACTATGCCATTTGACGATGAAAATAAAACTAGGCTTTACAGACTTATTTTGAAGGCAAAATACAGCTACGTAGGAGAAGTGAGTTATCAGTATTTGTTTCCTTTTGTCTTTTTTACCTTACAAAAGAACAAACAGCCCTtggataattttaatatatttttaaaacggACACTAAACATCATAGGGACAACCCCTCAAATGAGACATTTTTGAAAAACTGTGAATTTCTGTAATTCAGTAATATTTTGAAAGTGTTTAAAATTAGACATGGCACTGATTAGTTGAAACTACTGAGTATTCCCTCAGAACCATGTTATTAATATTTggttttttaaaaagttaatagccATGAAAATGGTTAATTGACTAAGGTTTAGTTCTCATTAAATCGGCTtagtataaaatatgaaaataagatgtggtacatgtatgattgccattgagacaactgcCACAAGAGAGTTAATGACGTATTTGCAGCTACATGTGTAGGTCATTGTAagtaattgtatatttatattcaacTCCTTGGTCATACAGCCTTGAACAATGAGCTTaaacaattctatataaaaagctacatgtacatgtatgaatggcaaatgtaaaaca includes:
- the LOC139524878 gene encoding serine/threonine-protein kinase H1 homolog yields the protein MGCPNSKLVPEGPTDQNVVEVFGSRTQTQTRSDRPRERDPRGTGPPPEGERQHRKVKRYRDKFDPRVTAKYDIKALIGRGNFSKVVRVEHKNTKQPYAIKMIDRLEGKEVFESEVAVLRRVKHTYIIQLIEVFESKDKVYMVMELATGGELFDRIIAKGSFSERDATRVLKMVLEGVHYLHGLGITHRDLKPENLLYYHPGHDSKIMITDFGLSASRKGPEQFMRTTCGTPEYIAPEIIARKPYNCQVDMWAIGVITYILLSGTMPFDDENKTRLYRLILKAKYSYVGEHWREVSDLAKEFINKLLTVDPADRMIATSALTHSWLTSLASNKNLHRTISQNYLHRMSTRANSTKSAKSTKSTKSNKSNRSGRSLRSEHRRVQPEEIDELHRNPDVQADIASLGN